One Silene latifolia isolate original U9 population chromosome 4, ASM4854445v1, whole genome shotgun sequence DNA segment encodes these proteins:
- the LOC141653739 gene encoding uncharacterized protein LOC141653739, giving the protein MGCATSKQVDATTPYDLYRPPPSSFAVFDINTIEEPWLKLDNVPHLENQQNPSHVPPPLLEKLNTLENEESDQPRTWEEVSKALVEYKKPAASVEKLEANPKSDQDSTQARRKPRKSFSFHTLAELEAPKNEMGNNQLTRLKRAGSTQNLSTMSQDLDSDGPNNMAAKKHPAPLKKTDFTTRDESNPSQGGRSLIANPFIQRDRMEREKEGKEAAFDRIMKSKRDPLSEFPEKCPPRGANSVVLYTTSLGGVRRTFENCNRVRAILENHRIVFDERDVSLHGEFLAELRSVVGEEVGAVPVPRLFIKGRYLGGADEVVELNETGRLGRILSGAGVERGVGWVGCEGCGGARFVPCMECGGSCKVTVGGDKERCPNCNENGLVHCPLCH; this is encoded by the coding sequence ATGGGGTGTGCCACTTCTAAGCAAGTTGATGCTACGACGCCGTATGATCTTTACCGTCCGCCTCCTTCAAGCTTTGCTGTTTTCGACATCAACACCATAGAGGAGCCATGGCTTAAGCTTGACAACGTCCCACACTTAGAGAACCAGCAAAACCCGTCCCATGTGCCTCCTCCTTTGCTTGAAAAGCTCAATACTCTGGAGAATGAGGAATCTGACCAGCCTCGCACGTGGGAGGAAGTTAGCAAAGCCTTGGTCGAATATAAGAAGCCCGCGGCTTCAGTCGAGAAGCTCGAAGCAAACCCAAAATCagaccaagactcgactcaagcCCGACGGAAGCCAAGGAAGAGCTTCTCCTTCCATACGTTAGCTGAACTGGAGGCGCCGAAAAATGAGATGGGTAATAATCAGCTGACTCGGTTGAAAAGGGCTGGGTCGACTCAGAACTTGTCCACGATGAGTCAAGATCTTGACTCGGACGGACCAAATAATATGGCCGCTAAGAAACACCCAGCTCCTTTAAAGAAGACAGATTTTACGACTCGGGATGAGTCGAATCCGAGTCAAGGTGGCAGGTCACTGATAGCGAACCCGTTTATACAGAGGGACAGGATGGAAAGAGAAAAGGAAGGTAAGGAGGCAGCATTTGATAGGATAATGAAGAGTAAGCGGGACCCACTAAGCGAATTTCCCGAGAAATGCCCCCCGCGTGGAGCTAATTCAGTTGTGCTCTACACAACATCTTTGGGAGGGGTACGTAGGACTTTTGAAAACTGTAATAGGGTGAGGGCAATTCTGGAAAACCATCGAATAGTGTTTGACGAGCGAGACGTGTCTTTACATGGGGAGTTCTTGGCTGAGTTGAGGAGTGTGGTAGGAGAAGAGGTGGGAGCAGTGCCGGTGCCAAGGTTGTTTATTAAAGGGAGGTACTTGGGAGGGGCTGATGAGGTGGTTGAGTTGAACGAGACAGGTCGACTAGGGAGGATACTGAGTGGGGCCGGAGTCGAGAGAGGAGTAGGGTGGGTAGGATGTGAAGGGTGTGGAGGTGCTAGGTTTGTGCCATGTATGGAATGTGGAGGAAGTTGTAAGGTGACTGTTGGCGGCGACAAGGAAAGGTGTCCCAACTGCAATGAAAATGGGCTTGTTCATTGCCCTCTTTGTCACTAG